In Zingiber officinale cultivar Zhangliang chromosome 6A, Zo_v1.1, whole genome shotgun sequence, a single genomic region encodes these proteins:
- the LOC121994289 gene encoding E3 ubiquitin-protein ligase MPSR1-like has product MAAEREAAAAAAEASLESRIRDALRDGEEGGLSRLSQLILRVTDSLLQESAADDSQPAYRIVLFDPVTRRMVVLRGDTSLLEGLLSESARLGGGPPPASKASIEAMRTVRDVAGEEQDCSVCLDGLVGGGDVSDAVKEMPCGHRFHEGCIVKWLAMHGSCPLCRFRMPTEGDPGSKMAGSEEGIEAEGDEVGTRRGRSRIWAMIVYRGHLNSTPSDLDQPSSTSPENGGDGGGGGGDE; this is encoded by the coding sequence ATGGCGGCGGAGAGAGAGGCGGCGGCGGCAGCGGCCGAGGCTAGCCTCGAGAGCCGCATCAGAGATGCCCTGAGAGACGGCGAAGAAGGTGGCCTATCTCGCCTCTCCCAGCTCATCCTCCGTGTGACGGATTCACTGCTGCAGGAATCGGCGGCGGACGATTCCCAGCCGGCGTATCGGATCGTGCTCTTCGATCCCGTGACTCGGCGCATGGTGGTTCTGCGGGGGGACACCTCGCTCTTGGAGGGGCTGTTGTCTGAGAGCGCCAGGCTGGGCGGAGGCCCGCCGCCGGCGTCCAAGGCGTCGATCGAGGCGATGAGGACGGTACGGGATGTTGCGGGAGAGGAACAAGATTGCTCGGTGTGCTTGGACGGGTTGGTGGGCGGAGGAGACGTGTCGGATGCTGTGAAGGAGATGCCATGCGGGCATCGATTCCACGAAGGGTGCATCGTGAAGTGGCTGGCGATGCACGGGTCCTGCCCCTTGTGCCGATTCCGGATGCCGACGGAGGGCGATCCCGGATCGAAGATGGCTGGTAGCGAGGAGGGCATCGAAGCGGAAGGCGACGAGGTGGGAACGCGTAGGGGCAGAAGCCGGATCTGGGCCATGATCGTCTACAGAGGCCATCTGAATAGCACACCAAGCGATCTCGACCAACCCTCCTCAACTTCACCGGAAAATGGAGGAGACGGTGGCGGCGGAGGTGGAGACGAGTAA